In a single window of the Diospyros lotus cultivar Yz01 chromosome 10, ASM1463336v1, whole genome shotgun sequence genome:
- the LOC127811199 gene encoding transcriptional activator hap3-like, with the protein MEGADGSQSSNASTYSNSSSDVPTKEKVSKVLPALDNDNHLPVSRVTKIMRRALPPKTRITKEAIEVMQHCATNCIHFVTSNANIGCKQDNRKKVSAEDIISAIGRIRLEDYVEPLTSYLNKYRGMKQDRDVVLARGSGKKRHAMDIDDSLENDDTGDSNANPSKEDDAEPSSLHQPWLK; encoded by the exons ATGGAAGGTGCAGACGGATCACAGAGCAGCAACGCCAGCACTTATTCCAATTCAAGCTCTG ACGTGCCAACCAAGGAAAAAGTGAGTAAAGTTCTACCCGCGCTTGATAATGATAATCACCTCCCTGTGTCCAGGGTCACAAAGATCATGCGTCGGGCATTGCCTCCCAAAACCCGTATTACTAAAGAGGCCATAGAGGTCATGCAACATTGTGCAACAAACTGTATCCATTTCGTTACCTCTAACGCAAACATAGGCTGCAAACAAGACAATCGCAAGAAAGTCTCTGCCGAAGATATCATTTCGGCAATAGGCAGGATAAGGCTTGAGGACTACGTTGAGCCTTTGACGTCGTATCTGAACAAATATCGTGGCATGAAACAAGATCGCGATGTCGTGCTTGCAAGGGGTTCAGGAAAGAAAAGGCATGCCATGGATATCGATGACTCCTTAGAGAATGATGATACTGGCGATAGCAATGCCAATCCTAGCAAGGAAGACGATGCAGAACCTAGCTCTCTTCACCAGCCTTGGTTGAAATGA